The window ctgctaggctaactgctggttactggcccaacaccctaactgctggttactggcccaacactctaactgctaggctactgctggttactggcccaacactcgaactgctggttactggcccaacactctaactgttaggctaactgctggttactggcccaacactctaaccactaggctactgctgGTTACTGTTCCAGCACCCTAACTGTTAGGCtaactgctggttactggcccaacactctaaccactaggctactgctgGTTACTGTTCCAGCACCTAACTGTTAGGCtaactgctggttactggcccaacactctaaccactaggctaactgctggttactggcccaacactctaactgctaggctacttgctggttactggcccaacactaactgCAAGgctactgctggttactggcccaacaccctaactgctaggctacctgctggttactggcccaacactctaactgctaggctactgctggttactggcctaacACTCTAACCTAacttctaggctacctgctggttactggcccaacactctaactgctaggctactgctggttactggcccaacactctaactgctaggctactgctggttactggcccaacactctaactgctaggctacctgctggttactggcccaacactctaactgctaggctactgctggttactggcccaacactctaactgctaggctccctgctggttactggcccaacactcgaactgctaggctactgctggttactggcccaacactctaactgctaggctccctgctggttactggcccaacactcgaactgctaggctactgctggttactggcccaacactcgaactgctaggctacctgctggttactggcccaacactctaactgctaggctactggtggttactggcccaacactctaactactaggctacctgctggttactggcccaataccCTAACTGCTAGggtactgctggttactggcccaacactctaactgctaggctactgctggttactggcccaacaccctaactgctggttactggcccaacactctaactgctaggctactgctggttactggcccaacactctaactgctaggctaactgctggttactggcccaacactctaactgctaggctactgctggttactggcccaacactctaactgctaggctacctgctggttactggcccaacaccctaactgctaggctactgctggttactggcccaacactcgaactgctaggctacctgctggttactggcccaacactctaactgctaggctactgctggttactggcccaacactctaactgctaggctactgctggttactggcccaacactcgaACTGCTAGggtactgctggttactggcccaacactctaactgctaggctactgctggttactggcccaacactctaactgctaggctactgctggttactggcccaacactcgaactgctaggctactgctggttactggcccaacactctaactgctaggctacctgctggttactggcccaacactaagtAACACAGCTATCATGCTTTCAGAGAGAGCGAGGATCTCCTTTGGGGAATATTTACCACAAGCCAACATTGTCTCCATTTTTTTCCATTGGTCATTTTCAAGAAATATTTCAACAAACAACCTTTTCGTAACCCCGTAATGTTCCGTAACGGTGTGAGAAAATGTCCCCTGTTATCTGCAGAGGGACAggtgaggtacacacacacagggggtgGAGGGGAATGCAGAGTCAGAGCCGTGGTTCCTGTATAAAAGACCCCTGCTGTGTGCCTCACTCAATCACGCTGAAAACATGAACTGTCTGCTGATCCTCTCCTGCCTTGCCTTCGCCGGCGCAGCCTACGGTGAGAAaatgtccatgtttatgtgtctGCCTTGTAGGATTCCTTAGGTTGGCTTTTTAGTCGTTTGGGTTTTTATTGTTATTCTTGTAGTTTTTTAAATTCTcatatgtttgttgtgtagtaaaaaTTTCAGTTTTAATTTTAATTGTTTTTATTTGTGTCTTCCTGTGAAGCACATTGTGTTGCATtcccatgtctgaaatgtgctgtagaAATAAAActtcatttgatttatttatcaggtaaaataagtatttgatagtAGTTGACAGCTCTGGTCAATAACATTTCAAGTGGTACTACAATAGGCAGCATTGTATTTATATTCTGTATAGATGTAATTCAGAAACTGTCACTGTTAGAATCTCTGTTAGAGCAGCCAAACTTGACCCCTGACCCATAATCTCTGTCTTTAGGCTGTGGTAAACCCGCCATCCAGCCTGTGGTGTCTGGTTACGCCCGCATCGTCAACGGTGAGGAGGCTGTGCCCGGCTCCTGGCCCTGGCAGGTGTCCCTCCAGGACTACACTGGATTCCACTTCTGCGGCGGCTCTCTGATCAACGAGAACTGGGTTGTGACTGCTGCTCACTGCAGCGTGAAGTGAGTGCTGGCTGCTGAGCCTATAACCTTCATAAGTGTAGCAACATGCTAACTAGCTAAAAACTAGCTATTGCTAACTAGCTAAAAGCTGGCTAATGCAAAAactaagagcgtctgctaaaacttaaatgtaaatgtaaatgtagatataAACGAGATAATGCTAATGCTAATTAGCTCAAAGCTGGCTAGCATATCGCTAAAGTAGCTAAATAATGTTTATTTTGTGAAACTATTTCAGGACCTCTCACCGTGTGATCCTGGGAGAGCACGATCGCTCCTCCAATGCTGAGAACATCCAGACCATCAAGGTTGGCCAGGTAAacaaccacatacacacacaactatTACTACAATTTGAACATctaatacttttattttgaagtaaAGATAAAGATCAGTAAAAGTTCCACCTTTCCATCcccactgtcccctatatatccctactgtcccctatatatccccactgtcccctatatatccctactgtcccctatatatccctactgtcccctatatatccccattgtcccctatatatccccactgtcccctatatatccccactgtcccctatatatccctactgtcccctatatatccctactgtcccctatatatccctactgtcccctatatatccccactgtcccctatatatccccactgtcccctatatatccccactgtcccctatatatccctactgtcccctatatatccccactgtcccctatatatccccactgtcccctatatatccctactgtcccctatatatccctactgtcccctatatatccctactgtcccctatatatccccattgtcccctatatatccccacTGTGCCCTATATTACTACAATTTGAACATCtaagacttttattttgaagtaaAGATAAAGACCAGTAAAAGTTCCACCTTTTGAAGTCACACATCAACTCAAACGATAATGATCTGCTCAGCGGATTAACATCCAATCTAAATCTCAAACGTTGTCGCCTTGTGTCCTGACTAGGTCTTCAAGCACCCCCGTTACAACGGCTTCACCATCAACAACGACATCACCCTGATCAAGCTGGCCACGCCCGCCCTCTTGGGAACCCGTGTGTCCCCCGTGTGCGTTGCTGAGACCAACGATGACTTCCCCGGTGGCATGACGTGTGTGACCTCCGGCTGGGGTCTGACCCGCTACAACGGTAATCAATAATCACTGCAGCTTTTCTAGGTCTCATTGTAAAGTCAGACAAACCTTGGTTAGTTTTTTTTGACTAGCGGTATTTTTGGTATAGTTGGAAGTTTCCATTTCAGTTGGCTCAATCTATTTCAAAAATGCCGTTTCGGTTGGCTCAATCTGTTTCAAAAATGACGTTTCAGTTGGCTCAATCTGTTTCAAAAATGACGTTTCAGTTGGCTGAATCTGTTTCAAAAATGACGTTTCAGTTGGCTCAATCTGTTTCAAAAATGACGTTTCGGTTGGCTCAATCTATTTCAAAAATTAAGTTTCGGTTGGCTCaatctatttaaaaaaatgacgtttcaGTTGGGTTTCAGTGTAGTCTTGAGTTGCTAGGAGTCTAATAATTTGAGAAAGATGGTGATTGGCTGACCGGTTTCTAAGAGTTACCTGACCCTTGATGTTCTCTGGTTCCAGCTGCTGACACCCCTGCCCTGCTGCAGCAGGCCGCTCTTCCCCTGCTGACCAAGGCTCAGTGCCAGAAGTTCTGGGGCTCCAAGATCACCGACCTCATGATCTGTGCTGGAGccgatggtgcctcttcctgcaTGGTGAGTAACACAAACCACAGGGTTGGAACATTCCGGTAAACTTTCAAAAACATTGCCAGGGTTTTCAAACTTCCTAGTTGGAAGAATCCCATATTTTTGCAAGCCTACACAAACCCTTCCTGACGCACTTACAGCCCATGACACTgactaatggggcggcagggtagcctagtggttagagtggaggggcggcagggtagactagtggttagagtggaggggtggcagggtagactagtggttagagtggaggggtggcagggtagactagtggttggggtggaggggcggcagggtagcctagtggttagagtggagggcggcagtgGAGTGGTTAGGGCCTAgtggtagagtggaggggtggcagggtagactagtggttagagtggaggggtggcagggtagactagtggttagagtggaggggcggcagggtagcctagtggttagagcgttggactagtagccggaaggttgcaagttcaaacccccgagctgacaaggtacaaatctgtcgttctgcccctgaacaggcagttaacccactgttcctaggctgccattgaaaataagaacttgttcttaattgacttgccaagttaaataaaggtaaaaaaaaaaaaaaaaatggcagaGTTCAATCTGAACTTTTACAGTATTTACACTGGCTTAAATAGTCATTGCATCAATAAAATATTGGTGTTTCCTTAGTTTCGTTCTTAACTTTTTGGAAACAGCCGAGCACAAACTCTGAACATAAAAAATAAATCCCTAGAGAGAGACTCTTTACTCTTTCTGTTCTCCTTTTTGTGTTCCTGCAGGGTGACTCTGGTGGCCCCCTGGTCTGTGAGAAGGCTGGTGCCTGGACCCTGGTTGGTATTGTGTCCTGGGGCAGTGGAACCTGCACCACCACTATGCCCGGAGTGTACGCCCGCGTCACCGAGCTCCGCTCCTACATCGACCAGACCATCGCCTCCAACTAAGTTTTCAACTTCATctccattaaaaaaaataaaagtagtTTCTAGTAACATGTTTGTTCCTTGGTGTTTCTTGAAACGTGGGTTTTGATAGTTAATGCAGCGATCAGCAGTTAACAGAATAGCAAAGCGTTCTCTCCGCCACTGATCTGGTAAAAAGCGGGGGGATGGTGcttgagaaatgtaaccactctcaaatacAAAGATACATCtctggatgcaaggactgaccatccatgatatcaacattaacCAGTTCCAAAAAcctccagtgattttgcatagccacagaattactcatcataaatgtagataagtcgctctggataagagcgtctgctaaatgacttaaatgtaatgtaaatgtagatgataatacaagttatacacatggaattatagatatacctctccttaatgcaaccgctgtgtcagatttcttaaaactttacggaaaaagcaaaccatgcagtaatctgagacggcgctcagaagtaAAAGTCACAGTAGCCGCAATgatggcgtcaacataaacaagaaattacatgataaatattcccttacctttgatgatctacatcagaatgcactccaggaatcccaggtccgcaataaatgtttgttttgttcgatgatgtccgttatttatgtccaaataccttcttttgttagagcgtttggtatacatatccaaacgctcattctggtcagcgttacaTCGGACAAAAACATATAATATTACaagtcgaagaaacatttcaaactaagtacagaatcaatcattaggatgttttttaacatatagcttcaataaagttccaaccggagtattcctttgTGTCTTCATGAGCCATGGAACGCAAGTGGATACCATGAGCCATGGAACACAAGTGGATACCATGAGCCCTGGAACACAAGTGGATACCATGAGCCCTGGAACACAAGTGGATACCATGAGCCATGGAACACAAGTGGATACCATGAGCCATGGAACACAAGTGGATACCATGAGGAATAAGcgtgatcagaaaatggctgactgccagacacctgatagattctgctctcattcactcccacaacaacGTAGATGtctcattcaaatttctatagatggttgacatctagaggaacccctaggcagtgcaacatcattaatatctcaaggggatttcattggggactttggtgaatacatacaaagctcagatttctcacttcctgttttgatttctcctcaggattttgcctgccatatgagttcccCATAGTCCCATATGAGTTCCTTTATACTcgcagacatcattcaaacagttttagaaactttagagtgttttctatcaatacgaataatacatatattagcaactgagactgaggagcaggccgtttactttgggcaacttatttatccaagctactcaataagCCCCCCTGCCAGAAGAAGTTTTAAAGAGTTATAttcgcttaccacgctgcgccttggtctcctctttatGAATATTACAGTAaagtacaatagagtacagtagagtactgtagattacagtagagtacaatagagtactGTAGAGgtcgcttaccacgctgcgccttggtctcctctttaaGAATATTACAGTAaagtacaatagagtacagtagagtactgtagattacagtagagtacaatagagtactGTAGAGGTCGCTTaccatgctgcgccttggtctcctctttatGAATATTACAGTAaagtacaatagagtacagtagagtactgtagattacagtagagtacaatagagtactGTAGAGGTCGCTTaccatgctgcgccttggtctcctctttatGAATATTACAGTAaagtacaatagagtacagtagagtactgtagattacagtagagtacgATAGAGTACTGTAGAGgtcgcttaccacgctgcgccttggtctcctctttatGAATATTACAGTAaagtacaatagagtacagtagagtactgtagattacagtagagtacgATAGAGTACTGTAGAGGTCACTTACCACGCTGCTCCTTGGTCTCCTCTTTATGACGACCATGACAGAATAACCCATCagaacaggaccaagcagcgtgaaaagGAGGAGTATAATGTAGTGATGGTATAATGTAGTGATGGTATAATGTAGTGATGGTATAATGTAGTGATGGTATAATGTAGTAATGGTTTAATGTAGTGATGGTATAATGTAGTGATGGTATAATGTAGTGATGGTTTAATGTAGTGATGGTATAATGTAGTGATGGTATAATGTAGTGATGGTATAATGTAGTGATGGTATAATGTAGTGATGGTATAATGTAGTGATGGTATAATGTAGTGATGGTATAATGTAGTGATGGTATAATGTAGTAATGGTTTAATGTAGTGATGGTATAATGTAGTAATGGTTTAATGTAGTGATGGTATAATGTAGTGATGGTTTAATGTAGTGATGGTATAATGTAGTGATGGTATAATGTAGTGATGGTATAATGTAGTGATGGTTTAATGTAGTGATGGTATAATGTAGTAATGGTTTAATGTAGTGATGGTATAATGTAGTGATGGTTTAATGTAGTGATGGTATAATGTAGTGATGGTATAATGTAGTGATGGTATAATGTAGTGATGGTATAATGTAGTGATGGTTTAATGTAGTGATGGTATAATGTAGTAATGGTTTAATGTAGTGATGGTATAATGTAGTGATGGTTTAATGTAGTGATGGTATAATGTAGTGATGGTATAATGTAGTGATGGTATAATGTAGTAATGGTATAATGTAGTGATGGTATAATGTAGTGATGGTATAATGTAGTGATGGTATAATGTAGTGATGGTATAATGTAGTGATGGTATAATGTAGTGATGGTATAATGTAGTGATGGTTTAATGTAGTGATGGTATAATGTAGTGATGGTATAATGTAGTGATGGTATAATGTAGTGATGGTATAATGTAGTGATGGTTTAATGTAGTGATGGTATAATGTAGTGATGGTATAATGTAGTGATGGTATAATGTAGTGATGGTTTAATGTAGTGATGGTTTAATGTAGTGATGGTATAATGTAGTGATGGTATAATGTAGTGATGGTATAATGTAGTGATGGTATAATGTAGTGATGGTATAATGTAGTAATGGTTTAATGTAGTGATGGTATAATGTAGTGATGGTATAATGTAGTGATGGTTTAATGTAGTGATGGTATAATGTAGTGATGGTATAATGATGGTTTAATGTAGTGATGGTATAATGTAGTGATGGTATAATGTAGTGATGGTTTAATGTAGTGATGGTATAATGTAGTGATGGTTTAATGTAGTGATGGTATAATGTAGTGATGGTATAATGTAGTGATGGTATAATGTAGTGATGGTTTAATGTAGTAATGGTTTAATGTAGTGATGGTATAATGTAGTGATGGTACAATGAAGTGATGGTATAATATAATGATGGTATAATATAGTGTTATAGTTTACATCATGTATGTATCCTATACAGTTTCTGTAGCCTACGGTGTCCTGGGAAATGACCCAATGTATAGTAACACTGGCGGTACATAAAACGCTATGGGCAAAAACATGCAAGTCATATGTTTAACGTTATGGGAGCAGGGGGTGGATAATTGTACGCAGGTGCTTTACCACAGTGAATGTTAGTACTGAAGTATATAATGCCAAATCTTTGTAATTATTAGATCTGACTTTGATCAGATAATCACAGTTACAGTATAGTGGAATAACAACAGTACTGTCTTGGCCACAGCTAATGGCCTGTCTCATGAGACCCATCTCTTTCAGCTAGCCACAGCAAGTGGCCTGTCCCATGATACACATCTCTTTCAGCTAGCCACAGCTAGTGGCCTGTCCCATGATACACATCTCTTTCAGCTAGCCACAGCTAGTGGCCTGTCCCATGATACACATCTCTTTCAGCTAGCCACAGCTAGCGGCCTGTCCCATGAGCCCCATCTCTTTCAGCTAGCCACAGCTAGTGGCCTGTCCCATGAGCCCCATCTCTTTCAGCTAGCCACAGCTAGTGGCCTGTCCCATGAGACCCATCTCTTTCAGCGATCCACAGCTAGTGGCCTGTCCCATGAGACCCATCTCTTTCAGCGATCCACAGCTAGTGGCCTCCCAGTGAGTCTCCCATCTCTTTCAGCTAGCCACAGCTAGTGGCCTGTCCCATGAGCCCCATCTCTTTCAGCAGTAATAACCCAGTGATATGTCCTCAGTCCCAGTGATAGCCCCATCTCTTTCAGTAAGACAGTAATAATAACTCAGTGGCCTAACTCCCAGTGATATATCTCCCATCTCTTTCAGCTAACTCCAGTGATATGTGGCCTGTAACCCAGTGATAGCCCCATCTCTTTATAGCCACAGCTAGTGGCCTGTAACCCATGATAGCCCAGTAATA is drawn from Oncorhynchus keta strain PuntledgeMale-10-30-2019 unplaced genomic scaffold, Oket_V2 Un_scaffold_13882_pilon_pilon, whole genome shotgun sequence and contains these coding sequences:
- the LOC118381150 gene encoding chymotrypsin A-like, translating into MNCLLILSCLAFAGAAYGCGKPAIQPVVSGYARIVNGEEAVPGSWPWQVSLQDYTGFHFCGGSLINENWVVTAAHCSVKTSHRVILGEHDRSSNAENIQTIKVGQVFKHPRYNGFTINNDITLIKLATPALLGTRVSPVCVAETNDDFPGGMTCVTSGWGLTRYNAADTPALLQQAALPLLTKAQCQKFWGSKITDLMICAGADGASSCMGDSGGPLVCEKAGAWTLVGIVSWGSGTCTTTMPGVYARVTELRSYIDQTIASN